Proteins encoded by one window of Salvia splendens isolate huo1 chromosome 5, SspV2, whole genome shotgun sequence:
- the LOC121802127 gene encoding DNA damage-binding protein CMR1-like, with the protein MGSKGKMTDYERRRLENIQRNNEMLAALKVHSKLNDLSAASAKRTSGEIKSYKPGYVKKPKIETPLVLRRSLRARGVPPDASTANGLDDDGVIDKQINKSRTMNSNSVPNVSPRKQGPIRMHDSFCGEDGLENKLSELVKGCSQKVLLNGNGLISSDSVDVIKGCKSTKIGKKLWSHVEELELKPENIARVVPGRIMSLRFFPTRDMQMVAVGNKFGDIGFWHVNGKDEDGHGIYLYHPHAGPVSGIVIDPFSVSKMYSSCYEGFIRMMDVEKGVFDMIYHSEYCIYSIALSPYDVNSLYFGEGKGGFNKWDVRTGKSSLSCDLHEDRINTIDFNSDTENIMATSSTDGTACIWDLRLMKKDKTTPLKIVKHKRAVHSAYFSPSGKFLATTSYDDKVGLTSGANYESTSMVHHYNQTGRWISTFRGIWGWDDSSIYIGNMKRGVDVISVDEGRLVSTLQSDILSAIPCRFDPHPYNVGVLASATSGGQVYIWTQP; encoded by the exons ATGGGAAGCAAGGGGAAAATGACAGACTATGAGCGGCGGAGGCTGGAAAACATTCAGCGAAATAACGAAATGTTAGCCGCGCTCAAGGTCCACTCCAAGCTCAATGACCTCTCTGCCGCTTCCGCCAAACGCACCAG CGGTGAGATCAAGTCGTATAAACCTGGTTACGTGAAGAAGCCCAAAATTGAAACCCCTTTAGTACTGCGCCGGTCGCTTAGGGCACGCGGGGTGCCGCCTGATGCCTCTACAGCTAATGGTCTTGACGATGATGGTGTCATCGACAAGCAGATTAACAAATCCCGAACCATGAATTCCAACTCTGTACCCAATGTATCCCCTCGAAAGCAGGGACCAATTAGAATGCACGATTCATTTTGTGGTGAGGATGGATTGGAAAACAAACTCTCAGAACTTGTTAAGGGATGTTCCCAGAAAGTCCTTCTGAATGGGAATGGTTTGATTTCAAGTGATTCTGTTGATGTTATTAAAGGCTGCAAATCTACTAAAATCGGAAAGAAATTGTGGAGTCACGTGGAGGAGTTGGAATTGAAACCGGAGAACATAGCACGAGTGGTTCCTGGGAGAATTATGAGTTTGAGGTTTTTCCCTACTCGGGACATGCAGATGGTTGCTGTTGGCAACAAATTTGGAGATATCGGGTTTTGGCATGTTAATGGCAAGGATGAGGATGGTCATGGAATTTATTTGTACCACCCACATGCTGGGCCAGTTTCTGGAATTGTGATAGATCCGTTTTCTGTATCGAAG ATGTATAGCTCATGCTACGAAGGGTTTATCAGGATGATGGACGTGGAGAAAGGGGTGTTTGATATGATATACCACAGTGAGTATTGTATATACTCTATAGCATTGAGTCCCTATGACGTAAACTCCTTATACTTTGGTGAGGGCAAGGGAGGGTTCAATAAGTGGGATGTGAGAACAGGAAAATCTTCTTTATCGTGTGATTTACATGAAGATAGAATCAACACCATAGATTTCAACTCGGATACTGAGAATATCATGGCTACAAGTTCCACTGATGGAACTGCTTGTATTTGGGATCTGAGACTCATGAAAAAAGATAAAACAACCCCACTTAAGATTGTTAAGCACAAAAGAGCTGTACATTCTGCTTACTTCTCACCTTCTGGGAAGTTTCTGGCAACTACAAG TTATGATGACAAGGTTGGTTTGACAAGTGGAGCTAATTATGAGAGCACTTCTATGGTACACCACTACAACCAAACAGGCAGATGGATATCCACATTCAG AGGCATATGGGGTTGGGACGACTCATCGATCTACATTGGTAACATGAAGAGAGGGGTAGATGTCATTTCTGTTGACGAGGGAAGACTTGTGTCAACCTTACAAAGTGATATCTTGTCGGCAATTCCATGCCGGTTTGATCCGCATCCGTACAACGTAGGGGTGCTTGCAAGTGCCACAAGTGGAGGTCAGGTTTACATTTGGACTCAGCCATAA
- the LOC121803498 gene encoding uncharacterized protein LOC121803498 has protein sequence MTRNLFMRIVNALESRYLYFRFRHDASGRPGHTPIQKCTAAIRQLAYGGAADMWDEYLHIGETTALQCLKNFCLGVIEVFGDQYLRKPTPEDCQDLLRMHGSQHGFPGMLGSIDCMHWDWKNCPAAWKGFYTSGYKGKNPTMILEAVADYRLWIWHAYFGIAGSNNDLNVLNSSPLFNEQCQGVGPAISFVANGNQHDMGYYLADGIYPRWPIFMKTIRCPGDAKKVYFAARQESARKDVERAFGVLQSRWAAIKGPTRLWDVQCIADIMYACIIMHNMIVE, from the coding sequence ATGACCAGgaacctgtttatgcgtattgtcaacgctttggagtctcgatatctgtatttccgcttcagacacgatgcgtctggcagacccggccacacacctattcaaaagtgcactgcggcaatccggcagttggcctacggaggcgcggcagacatgtgggacgagtatctccacatcggtgagacgactgccttgcaatgtctgaagaatttctgtctgggagtgatagaagtattcggtgatcagtatctgcgaaagcctacccccgaagactgccaagatctgttgcggatgcacgggagtcagcatgggttcccgggtatgttaggcagcatagattgtatgcattgggactggaagaactgtcccgcagcctggaaggggttctacacgtccggctacaagggaaagaatcccacgatgatcctggaggccgtagctgattaccggctttggatttggcacgcgtattttgggatagctggttcgaacaacgacctcaacgtcctcaactcgtcgccacttttcaacgagcagtgtcagggcgtcggtccggccatcagttttgtcgccaacggcaaccaacatgatatgggctactacttggcggatgggatataccctaggtggcccatCTTtatgaagacgatccgatgcccaggagatgcgaagaaggtctactttgcggcacggcaggagtcggcgcgcaaggacgtggagcgcgcatttggtgtgctccagtctcgatgggcggcaattaagggtccaacgcgtttgtgggatgtccaatgcattgctgatatcatgtacgcatgtattatcatgcacaacatgattgtcgaa
- the LOC121805415 gene encoding ATPase 8, plasma membrane-type-like, whose protein sequence is MGAINIQDVDLVKIPIDEVFGHLKCSREGLTSAEAAKRLEAFGANKLEEKNESKLFKFLGFMWNPLSWVMECAAIMAIILANGGGKPPDWPDFVGITVLLIINSTISFIEENSAGNAAAALMAGLAPKTKVLRDGKWSEEEASILVPGDLISVKLGDIIPADARLLEGDPLKIDQSALTGESLPVTKNPGDQVYSGSTCKQGEIEAVVIATGINSFFGKAAHLVDSTNNVGHFQQVLTSIGNFCICSIGLGMLIEIIVMYPIQKRAYRQGIDNLLVLLIGGIPIAMPTVLSVTMAIGSHRLSEQGAITKRMTAIEEMAGMDVLCSDKTGTLTLNKLTVDKSLIEVFPADLDGDGLLLLAARASRVENQDAIDACIVNMLKDPKEARAGITEVHFFPFNPVEKRTAITYYDSNGNWHRSSKGAPEQIIELCGLSGEGLYKAQMIIENFANRGLRSLGVARQSVPERTKEGRGRAWEFVGLLPLFDPPRHDSAETIRRAIQLGVSVKMITGDQLAIGKETGRRLGMGTNMYPSSSLLGHGEDGSSMSVDELIEKADGFAGVFPEHKYEIVKRLQERNHICGMTGDGVNDAPALKKADIGIAVADATDAARGASDIVLTEAGLSVIVSAVLTSRAIFQRMKNYTIYAVSITIRIVLGFMLIALIWKFDFSPFMVLIIALLNDGTIMTISKDRVKPSPLPDSWKLNEIFAMGIVLGTYMAAMTVVFFYLAAYTNFFSNILGVRSIRGTTDELTAALYLQVSIISQALIFVTRSRSWSFVERPGVLLMSAFLVAQLLATVVAVYANWDFARMKGIGWGWAGAIWVYSIVTYFPLDILKFIIRFALEDVKTTKKKYGDADKDARCSLTDRLSASDF, encoded by the exons ATGGGCGCCATCAATATTCAAGATGTCGACCTT GTGAAAATTCCCATTGATGAAGTTTTCGGGCACCTGAAATGTTCGAGGGAGGGTTTGACGTCTGCAGAAGCTGCAAAGAGGCTTGAAGCTTTTGGCGCCAATAAGCTTGAGGAGAAGAATGAAAGCAAACTTTTCAAGTTTTTGGGATTCATGTGGAATCCTCTTTCATGGGTTATGGAGTGTGCTGCTATAATGGCCATTATATTGGCAAATGGAGGG GGAAAACCTCCGGACTGGCCGGATTTCGTTGGCATCACGGTGCTGCTAATTATCAACTCCACGATTAGTTTCATCGAAGAAAACAGTGCCGGAAACGCTGCAGCCGCCCTCATGGCCGGCCTTGCTCCCAAAACCAAG gtaTTAAGAGATGGAAAATGGAGTGAGGAGGAGGCATCCATTCTAGTTCCCGGAGACCTGATCAGCGTCAAGCTCGGCGATATCATCCCGGCCGACGCTCGTCTCTTGGAAGGTGACCCTCTCAAGATTGATCAGTCAGCTCTCACCGGCGAGTCCCTGCCTGTCACCAAGAATCCCGGCGATCAGGTCTACTCCGGCTCCACCTGCAAGCAAGGCGAAATCGAGGCCGTGGTTATTGCCACCGGCATCAACTCCTTCTTCGGCAAGGCCGCGCATCTCGTCGATAGCACCAACAATGTCGGACATTTCCAACAG GTGTTGACTTCGATCGGCAACTTCTGCATCTGCTCGATTGGTTTGGGAATGCTGATCGAGATCATAGTGATGTACCCTATTCAAAAGAGGGCGTACAGGCAAGGAATCGACAATCTATTGGTGTTGTTGATCGGAGGGATTCCGATCGCCATGCCGACTGTTTTGTCGGTTACAATGGCGATCGGGTCCCACCGGCTGTCTGAGCAAGGGGCCATCACGAAGAGGATGACCGCGATCGAGGAGATGGCCGGAATGGACGTGCTCTGCAGCGACAAAACCGGAACTCTCACTCTCAACAAGCTCACTGTTGATAAATCTCTAATTGAGGTCTTTCCGGCTGACTTGGATGGCGACGGCCTCCTCTTGCTTGCTGCTCGAGCCTCCAGGGTTGAGAACCAGGACGCAATTGATGCTTGCATTGTTAACATGCTCAAAGATCCTAAAGAG GCAAGGGCTGGCATTACGGAGGTGCATTTCTTTCCCTTCAATCCCGTTGAGAAGCGGACTGCCATCACCTATTACGACTCCAATGGCAACTGGCACCGCTCCAGCAAAGGTGCTCCTGAGCAA ATTATTGAACTATGTGGACTGAGCGGAGAAGGGTTGTACAAGGCTCAAATGATCATCGAAAACTTTGCGAATCGCGGTCTTCGCTCTCTTGGCGTTGCACGACAA AGTGTGCCGGAGAGGACGAAAGAAGGCAGGGGCAGAGCTTGGGAGTTTGTAGGGTTGCTCCCATTGTTCGACCCTCCAAGGCACGACAGCGCAGAGACGATCAGAAGAGCTATTCAACTTGGCGTGAGTGTGAAAATGATCACCGGGGATCAGCTAGCCATCGGCAAGGAGACGGGCCGTCGGCTTGGCATGGGCACCAACATGTATCCATCTTCTTCTCTGCTCGGGCACGGAGAGGACGGGTCCTCGATGTCCGTTGATGAGCTCATTGAGAAGGCGGACGGCTTTGCTGGAGTCTTTCCCG AGCACAAATATGAAATTGTGAAGAGGCTGCAAGAGAGAAATCACATATGCGGCATGACGGGAGACGGCGTGAACGACGCACCGGCGCTGAAGAAGGCAGATATAGGCATAGCCGTAGCAGATGCAACAGACGCTGCTCGAGGCGCATCGGACATTGTGTTGACGGAGGCAGGGCTGAGCGTGATCGTGAGCGCCGTGCTTACAAGCCGCGCGATCTTCCAAAGGATGAAAAACTACACCATCTACGCCGTCTCCATCACAATCCGCATCGTCCTCGGATTCATGCTCATCGCCCTCATCTGGAAATTCGACTTCTCCCCCTTCATGGTCCTCATCATCGCCCTCCTAAACGACGGCACCATCATGACCATCTCCAAAGACAGAGTCAAGCCTTCCCCTCTCCCCGACTCGTGGAAGCTCAACGAGATCTTCGCCATGGGCATTGTCCTTGGTACCTACATGGCCGCCATGACCGTCGTCTTCTTCTACCTCGCAGCGTACACCAACTTCTTTTCAAACATTTTGGGTGTTAGGTCGATCAGAGGGACGACGGATGAGCTCACTGCTGCACTCTACTTGCAAGTCAGCATCATTAGTCAGGCTCTGATCTTTGTGACGAGGTCACGAAGCTGGTCGTTCGTGGAACGACCGGGCGTCTTGCTAATGAGTGCGTTTCTGGTAGCTCAATTG TTAGCAACGGTGGTTGCGGTGTATGCAAATTGGGATTTTGCGAGGATGAAAGGAATCGGATGGGGATGGGCCGGAGCGATTTGGGTGTACAGCATTGTCACCTATTTCCCTCTTGACATACTCAAATTCATCATTCGATTTGCATTGGAAGACGTTAAG ACAACGAAGAAGAAGTACGGTGATGCCGACAAGGACGCACGATGCTCTCTAACCGACCGCCTCTCCGCCTCTGACTTCTGA